From the Sphingomonas suaedae genome, one window contains:
- a CDS encoding XrtA system polysaccharide deacetylase produces MVANALSVDVEDWFQVGAFETVIARDDWNALEQRVEANTDAVLDLFAQGGVSATFFTLGWVAERHPALMRRIAGAGHEVASHGWDHQRVFTMGPEQFRADIGRARAVLEDATGQRVSGYRAPSFSIDGRTPWAHRVLAEEGYAYSSSVAPIGHDHYGWADAPRRAYRPVAGSHLIELPVTTARFLGREVTTGGGFFRLLPATVVQGAIRRMNDDGQPAVFYFHPWEIDPGQPRVAQASLRSKLRHYSRLGAMAGKLRTLMAGHRWDRTDVVVAAEAARIDAGALALGAAA; encoded by the coding sequence ATGGTCGCCAACGCCCTTTCGGTCGATGTCGAGGACTGGTTCCAGGTCGGCGCCTTTGAAACGGTGATCGCGCGTGACGACTGGAACGCGCTCGAACAGCGGGTCGAGGCGAATACCGATGCGGTATTGGACCTGTTCGCGCAGGGCGGGGTCAGCGCGACATTCTTCACGCTGGGCTGGGTCGCCGAGCGGCACCCCGCGCTGATGCGGCGGATCGCTGGGGCGGGGCATGAGGTCGCCAGTCATGGCTGGGACCATCAACGCGTCTTCACCATGGGGCCCGAGCAGTTTCGCGCCGATATCGGCCGGGCGCGCGCGGTGCTGGAGGATGCGACGGGACAGCGCGTCAGCGGATATCGCGCGCCGAGCTTTTCGATCGATGGCCGGACCCCCTGGGCGCATCGGGTGCTGGCGGAGGAAGGCTATGCCTATTCGTCCAGCGTCGCGCCGATCGGCCACGACCATTATGGCTGGGCCGATGCGCCGCGTCGCGCCTATCGGCCGGTCGCCGGTAGCCACCTGATCGAACTGCCGGTGACGACGGCGCGGTTCCTGGGGCGCGAAGTGACGACCGGGGGTGGGTTTTTCCGCCTGTTGCCCGCTACCGTGGTGCAGGGCGCGATCCGGCGGATGAACGACGATGGGCAGCCCGCGGTCTTTTATTTTCACCCGTGGGAGATCGATCCGGGTCAGCCGCGCGTGGCGCAGGCGTCGTTGCGATCGAAGCTGCGGCATTACAGCCGGTTGGGGGCGATGGCGGGGAAGTTGCGGACGTTGATGGCCGGACATCGCTGGGACCGGACGGATGTCGTGGTGGCGGCCGAGGCGGCGCGGATCGATGCGGGCGCACTGGCGCTGGGGGCGGCGGCATGA
- a CDS encoding ExeA family protein, whose protein sequence is MYDDHYGLSGRPFQLTPDPAFWFDTATHKKAMAYLGYGLSQGEGFIVITGAPGAGKTTLVGHLMGTIDPERLHVIKIVTTQIEAEDLLHMVAAGLNIDSTHLLKAQVLAAIEKQLHAVARSGRRTLLIVDEAQALPIESLEELRMLSNFQAGGYPLLQIFLLGQPEFRAKLSDPRLEQLRQRVIAMHELTPMDEDELDAYLIHRLSVVGWRGKPRFTNGANAAIYRWSGGIPRKVNQLASRVLLFGAIEQIDSFSGADVEAVIADLEGDMAIERRAVPRPKGASQAFEREAALRREVSTPAAPAAAAPDGELAARLARLEARLEEQDAALRRVLTLMVDFVEVEDARPTRRGAAA, encoded by the coding sequence ATGTACGACGACCATTATGGATTGAGCGGGAGGCCGTTCCAGCTGACGCCCGATCCGGCGTTCTGGTTCGATACCGCCACGCACAAGAAGGCGATGGCCTATCTGGGCTATGGCCTGAGCCAGGGCGAGGGGTTCATCGTCATCACCGGCGCGCCCGGCGCGGGCAAGACGACGCTGGTCGGTCACCTGATGGGGACGATCGATCCCGAGCGGCTGCACGTCATCAAGATCGTCACGACCCAGATCGAGGCCGAGGACCTGCTGCACATGGTGGCGGCGGGGCTGAACATCGACAGCACCCACCTGCTGAAGGCGCAGGTGCTGGCGGCGATCGAGAAGCAGCTGCACGCGGTGGCGCGCAGCGGGCGGAGGACGCTGCTGATCGTCGACGAGGCGCAGGCGCTGCCGATCGAAAGCCTGGAAGAGCTGCGGATGCTCTCCAATTTCCAGGCGGGCGGCTATCCGCTGCTGCAGATATTCCTGCTCGGCCAACCCGAATTTCGCGCCAAGCTCTCCGACCCGCGGCTGGAACAGCTGCGCCAGCGCGTGATCGCGATGCACGAGCTGACGCCGATGGACGAGGATGAGCTGGACGCTTATCTGATCCACCGCCTGTCGGTGGTGGGCTGGCGCGGGAAGCCGCGCTTCACCAATGGTGCGAATGCGGCGATCTATCGCTGGTCCGGCGGTATCCCGCGCAAGGTCAACCAGCTTGCCAGCCGGGTGCTGCTGTTCGGCGCGATCGAGCAGATCGACAGTTTTTCCGGCGCCGATGTCGAGGCGGTGATCGCCGATCTCGAGGGCGATATGGCGATCGAGCGGCGCGCGGTGCCGCGACCCAAGGGTGCGTCCCAGGCATTCGAGCGCGAGGCGGCGCTGCGGCGTGAGGTTTCGACCCCGGCCGCGCCTGCCGCAGCGGCGCCCGATGGGGAGCTGGCTGCGCGGCTCGCGCGGCTGGAGGCGCGGCTGGAGGAGCAGGATGCGGCGTTGCGCCGGGTGCTGACGCTGATGGTCGATTTCGTCGAGGTCGAGGACGCGCGGCCAACGCGGCGGGGAGCCGCCGCCTGA
- a CDS encoding XrtA system polysaccharide chain length determinant has product MGGLWTEIRTALHGVWQRRWIAVAVAWALCLAGWLVVSQIPNQFESRARIFVQLRQILPGEGIATQQEQQKDIDRVRTTLASAVNLEKVVRGTDLANTVATDRDVADRVGTLQKHIKITAQQDNLFEITATADSGKLSRAIVQKLIDIFVEDNLGTMRDEASQSLTFLDQQLAQRQKALQEAEAKKADFQDRYLGSLPGTGTLAERLSAARAQLAQVNSELAAAQSSLAAVNGQMAGTSATVAGAGGGAVAGPARARLAAIQGQLAEARSRGWTDNHPDVIALKSQLSAAQAAAKREPVYSGGGGSSANPLYLSLRAMQADKAAQVAALTNRKAQIEADMAAIDQKIAGDPAAAQEQAEIDRNYQVMKAAYDKLLADREQVKLRSQAASQTDAVKFSVIDPPTAPRAPTAPNRMLLLTGVLVVGLGGGVAAAFGLSQIAGTFPTAGRLERASGMPVIGSIGEVVTAAQASLRRKRLQMFAAATAGLLVAWVALLGLEMAQRGMAA; this is encoded by the coding sequence GTGGGGGGACTTTGGACCGAGATCAGGACGGCGCTTCACGGCGTTTGGCAACGTCGCTGGATCGCCGTGGCCGTCGCCTGGGCATTGTGCCTTGCGGGCTGGCTGGTCGTGTCGCAAATCCCCAACCAGTTCGAAAGCCGCGCGCGCATCTTCGTGCAGCTGCGCCAGATCCTGCCGGGCGAGGGGATCGCGACGCAGCAGGAGCAGCAGAAGGACATCGACCGCGTCCGCACGACGCTGGCGAGTGCGGTGAACCTCGAAAAGGTCGTGCGCGGCACCGACCTGGCCAATACGGTCGCGACCGACCGTGATGTCGCCGATCGCGTCGGTACGCTTCAGAAGCATATCAAGATCACCGCGCAGCAGGACAATCTGTTCGAGATTACCGCGACGGCCGATAGCGGAAAATTGTCGCGCGCGATTGTCCAGAAGCTGATCGACATCTTTGTCGAGGACAATCTGGGCACGATGCGCGACGAGGCGAGCCAGTCGCTCACCTTCCTCGACCAGCAGCTCGCCCAGCGGCAAAAGGCGCTGCAGGAGGCCGAGGCCAAGAAGGCGGATTTTCAGGACCGCTATCTCGGCTCGTTGCCCGGCACCGGCACGCTTGCCGAACGCCTGTCGGCGGCGCGCGCGCAACTGGCGCAGGTCAATTCGGAGCTGGCGGCGGCGCAGAGCAGCCTTGCCGCGGTGAACGGGCAGATGGCCGGGACCTCGGCAACGGTCGCAGGTGCGGGCGGCGGCGCGGTCGCGGGTCCGGCGCGGGCACGGCTCGCGGCGATCCAGGGCCAGCTTGCCGAAGCACGCTCGCGCGGCTGGACCGACAATCACCCGGACGTGATCGCGCTCAAGAGCCAATTGTCTGCGGCCCAGGCCGCGGCAAAGCGCGAGCCGGTCTATTCGGGCGGTGGTGGCTCCAGCGCCAACCCCCTCTATCTTAGCCTGCGCGCGATGCAGGCGGACAAGGCGGCCCAGGTCGCGGCGCTGACCAATCGCAAAGCACAGATCGAGGCCGACATGGCGGCGATCGACCAGAAGATTGCGGGCGATCCGGCCGCAGCGCAGGAACAGGCGGAGATCGACCGCAATTATCAGGTGATGAAGGCGGCCTATGACAAGCTGCTCGCCGATCGCGAACAGGTGAAGCTGCGCAGCCAGGCGGCGAGCCAGACCGACGCAGTGAAGTTCAGTGTGATCGATCCGCCCACCGCGCCGCGCGCCCCGACCGCGCCCAACCGGATGCTGTTGCTGACCGGCGTGCTGGTCGTCGGGCTGGGCGGCGGCGTGGCCGCAGCGTTCGGTCTCAGCCAGATCGCCGGAACCTTTCCGACCGCCGGTCGGCTGGAACGGGCAAGCGGGATGCCGGTGATCGGATCGATCGGCGAGGTCGTGACCGCCGCGCAGGCGAGCCTGCGCCGCAAGAGATTGCAGATGTTTGCGGCGGCTACTGCGGGATTGCTGGTCGCCTGGGTCGCGCTGTTGGGGCTGGAAATGGCCCAGCGCGGCATGGCGGCGTGA
- a CDS encoding XrtA/PEP-CTERM system exopolysaccharide export protein — translation MRLGHAGKVLALSLIAMVLSSCMGGANRPELPPTAFVASREGPGEEYVIGPLDTLQIFVWRNQELSAEVQVRPDGRITTPLVSDMPAVGKTPAMLADDLKYALGEYIKDPIVSVVVKSFSGTFGQQIRIVGATEKPASIPYRANMTLLDAMIAVGGLSEFAAGNRARLVRFDKNGGRQREYRLRLSDLLKNGDTSANVRLEPGDVIIIPESMF, via the coding sequence ATGCGTTTGGGACATGCCGGAAAGGTCTTGGCGCTATCGCTGATCGCGATGGTGCTTTCGAGCTGCATGGGCGGCGCGAATCGCCCAGAGCTGCCGCCCACCGCCTTTGTCGCGAGCCGTGAGGGGCCGGGCGAGGAATATGTCATCGGCCCGCTCGACACGCTCCAGATTTTCGTATGGCGCAACCAGGAATTGTCGGCCGAGGTACAGGTGCGCCCCGACGGCCGTATCACCACCCCGCTGGTGAGCGACATGCCCGCCGTGGGCAAGACGCCCGCGATGCTGGCCGACGACCTCAAATATGCGCTGGGCGAATATATCAAGGACCCGATCGTGTCGGTCGTGGTGAAGAGCTTCTCCGGCACCTTTGGCCAGCAGATCCGCATCGTTGGCGCGACCGAGAAGCCCGCATCGATCCCGTATCGCGCCAACATGACGCTGCTCGACGCGATGATCGCGGTGGGGGGGCTCAGCGAATTCGCCGCGGGCAATCGCGCCCGGCTGGTGCGGTTCGACAAGAATGGCGGACGGCAGCGCGAATATCGCCTGCGGCTGTCCGACCTGCTCAAAAACGGGGACACGAGCGCGAACGTCCGGCTGGAGCCGGGCGACGTGATCATCATCCCCGAAAGCATGTTTTAA
- a CDS encoding AAA family ATPase — MNDQTPKRLRGSLLERAAAQYALSPKPAPALQPAAPKPSAPPVQRAAAPVFDRVEAPRAPLLRPEADAVAPEGAPESGRRRIAIDRTKLAEHGMLVPGATVTALAEEFRLVKRQLLNTARQIRATGAADADDRSRMILVCSAKPDDGKTFCAINLALSMAAEKDVEILLVDADFAKPDVLNRFGAPDGPGLLDVLTGAVANAEACVIDTDVPQLSVLPAGTRSVADTELLASERADAILDGLAAANPRRIVIFDSPPILAASPASALASHVGQVMLVVRADRTTESELREAVALLDGCEHIQLLLNSVSFQPGGRRFGNYGAYYGEPDQ, encoded by the coding sequence ATGAACGATCAGACCCCCAAGCGACTGCGCGGATCGCTGCTCGAACGGGCGGCGGCGCAATATGCCCTGTCGCCGAAACCGGCTCCGGCGCTCCAGCCTGCGGCGCCTAAACCTTCCGCCCCGCCGGTCCAGCGTGCGGCCGCGCCGGTGTTCGACCGGGTGGAGGCGCCCCGCGCCCCGCTGCTGCGCCCCGAAGCCGATGCGGTGGCACCGGAGGGCGCACCAGAGAGCGGGCGGCGCCGGATTGCGATCGACCGCACGAAGCTGGCGGAGCACGGCATGTTGGTGCCGGGCGCGACCGTTACCGCGCTGGCCGAGGAATTCCGGCTGGTGAAGCGCCAGCTGCTCAACACCGCGCGCCAGATTCGCGCGACAGGCGCGGCAGATGCCGACGATCGGTCGCGGATGATCCTGGTCTGCTCGGCCAAGCCCGATGACGGCAAGACATTCTGCGCGATCAACCTCGCGCTCTCCATGGCGGCAGAGAAGGATGTCGAAATCCTGCTGGTCGATGCCGATTTCGCGAAGCCGGACGTCCTCAACCGCTTCGGCGCGCCCGACGGGCCGGGACTGCTCGACGTGCTGACCGGCGCCGTGGCGAACGCGGAAGCCTGCGTGATCGACACCGATGTTCCGCAGCTCTCGGTGCTGCCCGCCGGCACGCGCAGCGTCGCCGATACCGAATTGCTGGCCAGCGAGCGCGCCGACGCGATCCTGGACGGACTGGCGGCGGCCAATCCGCGCCGCATCGTCATCTTCGATTCGCCGCCGATCCTGGCGGCATCGCCCGCGAGCGCACTCGCCAGCCATGTCGGGCAGGTGATGCTGGTGGTGCGCGCCGATCGCACGACCGAGAGCGAGTTGCGGGAGGCCGTCGCGCTGCTCGACGGGTGCGAGCATATCCAGCTGTTGCTCAACAGCGTGTCATTCCAGCCGGGGGGGCGTCGCTTCGGCAACTACGGCGCCTATTACGGGGAGCCGGACCAATGA
- a CDS encoding FemAB family XrtA/PEP-CTERM system-associated protein has translation MNAPLLARPVALRVADLGDTIDRARIGAYVQEHPDATPFHMPAWSVAVAKGCGQRSHYLVAERGERGIVGVMPLTELHSPLFGRVLASAGFGVGGGILADRPDVARALADACWSLAQRLSCPSVEVRGGPRPGPEWQVDDSHYLGFARDLAEDDAAELLAIPRKQRAEVRKGLENDLTVSIGRDAADVAAHYAVYAESVRNLGTPVFPRALFTEVLHAFASAADVLIVRREDVAVSAVLSLYWRRTVYPYWGGGTTAARRLRANDRMYFELMRHAREKGCTRFDFGRSKTGTGPAAFKKNWGFEPTSLTYYERTADGAAPRDASPLNPKYKMQVALWSRLPLAVANRVGPWISRGLG, from the coding sequence ATGAACGCGCCGCTGCTCGCCCGGCCCGTCGCGCTCCGGGTTGCCGATCTGGGCGACACGATCGATCGTGCGCGGATCGGCGCCTATGTCCAGGAGCATCCCGATGCTACGCCCTTTCACATGCCCGCCTGGAGCGTGGCGGTGGCCAAGGGGTGCGGACAACGGAGTCACTATCTGGTCGCCGAGCGGGGCGAACGTGGCATCGTCGGGGTCATGCCGCTAACCGAGCTGCATTCGCCGCTGTTCGGACGGGTGCTCGCCTCGGCGGGGTTCGGCGTCGGCGGGGGCATCTTGGCCGACCGGCCCGATGTGGCGCGCGCGCTGGCCGATGCCTGCTGGTCGCTGGCGCAGCGGCTGAGTTGTCCCAGCGTCGAGGTGCGCGGCGGGCCGCGACCCGGTCCCGAATGGCAGGTGGACGATAGCCATTATCTGGGCTTTGCGCGCGATCTGGCGGAGGATGATGCAGCAGAACTGCTCGCCATCCCACGCAAGCAGCGCGCAGAGGTGCGCAAGGGGCTGGAGAATGATCTGACGGTCAGCATCGGGCGCGATGCGGCGGATGTCGCGGCGCATTATGCGGTCTATGCCGAATCGGTTCGCAATCTGGGGACGCCGGTTTTTCCCCGCGCGCTGTTCACGGAAGTGTTGCACGCGTTCGCTAGTGCAGCAGATGTGCTGATTGTGCGGCGTGAGGATGTGGCGGTGTCGGCGGTGTTGAGTCTGTATTGGCGGCGCACGGTCTATCCCTATTGGGGCGGGGGCACGACCGCGGCGCGGCGGCTGCGCGCCAATGATCGGATGTATTTCGAGCTGATGCGCCATGCGCGCGAAAAGGGCTGTACGCGGTTCGATTTCGGTCGTTCCAAAACCGGGACGGGCCCCGCGGCGTTCAAGAAAAACTGGGGGTTCGAACCGACGTCGTTGACCTATTATGAACGTACCGCCGATGGCGCGGCGCCACGCGATGCCAGTCCGTTGAACCCCAAATACAAGATGCAGGTCGCGCTGTGGAGCCGCCTGCCGCTTGCGGTTGCCAACCGCGTCGGCCCGTGGATTTCGCGGGGGCTTGGCTGA